The Rhodobacter sp. 24-YEA-8 DNA segment TAAAAGCCGCGGGCCCATCAACTCTGACCAACAGGAGGGGGATTTGAGCATGAATGATGCGGGAACGGGGCGTGAGGAGAACACGCTTCATCGGGTGATTGGCTGGCCTGCGGCCTTTTGGGTGGCGGCCGGCGTCCCTGCGCTGGTCTTGTTTTCCATTGGCGGGATTGCTGCGACCGTCGGTACGCCGAGCTGGGTGATCTGGATCATCTCGGTCGCCTTTGGCTTTATCCAGGCGCATACCTATGCCGAGATCGCGGGTCTTTTCCCGTCGAAAAGCGGCGGCGCCTCGGTTTACGGGGCTTCGGCCTGGGTGCGTTATTCCAAGGTGATCGCGCCCTTGTCAGTCTGGTGCAACTGGCTTGCCTGGACGCCGGTGCTGGCGATCGGGTCGGGTCTGGCGGCGGGCTATATGCTGAACGCCTTCGCCCCGGCCGATTCGGCGCTGCTGTCCTGGCAGATCACGCTGGCGGATCTGGGCTTTCTGAAAGAGGGGATCACACTGAGGATCAACGCCACCTTCTTCATCGGGGCGGCGGTGTTGCTGGCGGTGTTTGCGATCCAGCATCGCGGTATCCTTTCAACCGCGCGGATCCAGACAATTTTCGGCATTGCAGTGATCGTGCCATTGCTGGTGGTGGGTCTCGTGCCGCTGCTCTCGGGCAATGTCCATTCCGAGAACCTCTTCCCGCTGGTGCCGATGGCGACCGACGAGGCCGGGAATGTTGTCGACGGGATCTGGGACCGCCATGGCATCACGCTGTTCCTCGGTGGCCTCTTTATCGCGGCCTGGTCGACCTATGCGTTCGAAACATCGATCTGCTACACGTCCGAGTTCCGTCGTCCGGAGCATGATACCGTGCGGGCCATCCTTTTTTCTGGCCTGCTTTGCGTGGTGATCTTCACGCTCGTGCCGCTGGCCTTCCAGGGCTATCTGGGCGTTGATGGTATCCTGCAGCCGGGCATCGTTGATGGCACGGCAGTCGCCGGTGTGATGGGCGAGATGGTCGGAGGCGGCGCATTCATCACCAAGCTGATGGTGGTTTTGCTGATCCTTGCGACCATGCTGGCGATCATGACTTCGATGGCGGGCTCGTCGCGGACGCTCTATCAGGGCTCGGTTGATGGCTGGCTGCCGAAATACCTGTCCCGCGTCAATGAACACGGGGCACCGGTCACCGCCATGTGGACGGATCTCGCCTTTAACCTGATCCTGCTGATGATGTCGGATTACCTGTTTGTGCTGGCGGTTTCCAACTGCTGCTACCTGATCTTCAACTTCCTCAACCTCAATTCCGGCTGGATCCACCGCATCGACAATGCGGATGTGCCGCGCCCCTGGCGCTGCCCGACGATCCTGATGGCGGCAGGTGTGGCGCTCAGCTTCGTCAATATGGTGCTGCTTGGCGCCGGGGCGAACGTCTGGGGGGCAGGGACGCTGATGTCGGGCATCGTGGCGGCGGCTTTGATCATCCCGGTCTTTGCCTGGCGCCATTATGTCACCGACAAGGGTAGGTTCCCCGACCGGATGCTTGAAGATCTTGGCGTCTCGTCGCGCGATCTGCTGGTGAAGAAGGCCGGGATCCTGCCCTATCTGGTGCTGGCTGCCGGTATCGCGGTGGCGGCGGCCTCGAACATGTATTTCACCCTCTGATCTGCGATCAGATATGAAGAAGGCGCGCAGGGGATATCCCTTGCGCGCCTTTTTTCATGAGCTGAGGCTCGGATCAGAACGCATCCATCAGAAGGAAGGTCCCCTCCTGCCGGCGCAGCGCGTCAATTTGCGGCACCAGGCGGCGGAAATGCTCGGTCTCGCAATGCAGATCCAGGGCGGCACGATCCGGCCAGGTCTCGACAAAGATGAAATGACCGGGATCTTTCTGATTGGTGAACAGATCATAGCTGATGCACAGGGCTTCGGCCTGGCTCAGCCGCACCAGTTCCTCATAAAGCGGACGCACTTCGGCAAGCGCCTCCGGGCGGATGAAATCCTGCGCGATGACTTTCAGCATGTCAGGGCCCCTTTGGCGCCCCGGGGTCGGGCTGGCCGATCCCGAGGAAAATCCTGCGCAAAGGCAGCGCCCAGGCAAGGCCGAGGCCGATGAAGATCATCGCTTCCAGGAACAGGGGCATCCGCTCGCCAGGCTCTGACCACCAGGCATCATTCGCCAGCCCGATCAGCACCAGCGTGACAAAGCAATAGACCGGCACCCCGATCACGAGGATCAGGAGCGCCAGATTTTTGCGTTTGCGGTAGCTGAGCGCCATCAGCTCAGTCCGCGAAAGGGTCGGTGACGAGGATGGTGTCGTCGCGTTCCGGGCTGGTCGACAGCAGGGCGACCGGGCATTGGATCAGCTCTTCAATGCGGCGGACATATTTCACCGCAGCCCCGGGAAGGTCATTCCAGGACCTGGCACCTTGCGTCGATTCGCTCCAGCCTTCCATCTCTTCATAGATCGGCTTCACCCGGGCCTGAAGGTTCGCAGCCGTCGGCAGATAGTCGTAACGTTCGCCATCAAGGTCATAGCCGACGCAGATTTTCAGCGTTTTGAACCCGTCAAGCACATCGAGCTTGGTGAGCGCGATGCCCGATACGCCCGAGGTCGCGCAGGTCTGGCGCACCAGCGTCGCATCGAACCAGCCACAGCGGCGTTTCCTGCCGGTGACGGTGCCGAATTCATGGCCGCGCTGGCCCAGACGCTCGCCGTCTTCATCGAACAGTTCGGTCGGGAAGGGGCCTTCGCCGACGCGGGTGGTATAGGCCTTGACGATCCCCAGCACGAAATCAATCGAGGTCGGCCCGAGGCCCACACCGGTCGCGGCCATGCCCGCAAGGGTGTTCGACGAGGTCACATAGGGATAGGTTCCGAAATCGACATCCAGCAGCGAGCCCTGCGCGCCTTCAAACAGGATGCGCTTGCCGGCGCGGCGCGCCTCGGTCAGATGCTTCCAGACCGGTTTCGCATAGGGCAGGATCTTGCCCGCAACCTCTTGCAGCGCGGCTTTGAGGGCGCTCACATCAACCGGCTCCAGCCCGAGGCCGTTGCGCAGGGCGTTGTGATGGGTCAGCAGCCGGTCGATACGGGTATCCAGCGTTGCCTCATCGGCCAGATCCGCCACGCGGATCGAGCGGCGACCGACCTTATCCTCATAGGCCGGCCCGATGCCACGCCCGGTGGTGCCGATCTTGCCAACCGAATTCTGCGCCTCGCGGGCGCGGTCCAATTCGCCATGGATCGACAGGATCAGCGGCGTGTTTTCCGCGATGATCAGGTTGTCAGGGTTGATCTCAACCCCCTGCGCCGAGAGCTTTTCGATCTCGGCCAGCAGCGCCCAGGGGTCAAGCACCACACCATTGCCGATCACCGACAGCTTGCCGCCCCGCACGATGCCCGAGGGCAACAGCGAAAGCTTATAGACATTGCCGTCGATCACCAGCGTATGGCCGGCATTATGGCCGCCCTGGAACCGGGCAACGATATCGGCCCGCTCCGAGAGCCAGTCGACGATCTTGCCTTTACCCTCGTCACCCCATTGGGCGCCTACGACAACCACATTGGCCATTGAGCAGCCTGCCTTTGCGAAAGAAAAAATGCGGCTGAGCTATAGCGGCTGTGTCGTCCGGGGGAAACAGGAAAAACCGGTGACACGCCAAACCTGCCTGCGTCCGCACAAACCCATGCAGCTCAATGAAAGCCGCTCGCAGGATTGCTTCTGTCGTTTTAGCGCTTACCTGTAAAGCCGCGCCCGGTCATTCTGGCGCGAGAAAACAAGCCAGGATTCGCGCGAATGTTCCTTTCGGTCTTTGATATGTTCAAAGTGGGGATCGGCCCCTCGTCGAGCCATACGATGGGCCCGATGGTGGCGGGGGCCCGCTTTCTGGACCGGCTGCGCAATTCGCCATTCCAGGTGAAAGGGGTGCGGGCGGTGCTGCATGGCTCGCTGGCCTTTACCGGGGTAGGCCATGCGACCGATCGCGCGACCGTGCTGGGCCTCGCAGGATTCGTGCCGGAAAGCTATGATAACGACAAGGCCGAGGCGGCACTGGCCGCGATCCGCGCGACGAAGACGGTGACGCCGCCGGGTCTTCCGCCACTGGCCTTTGATCCGACCACCGATCTCAGCTTTGATTTCGGCCCGTCTTTGCCGGGTCACGCCAATGGCATGGTGCTGAAAGCGACCGATGCCGAAGGTGATGTGATATTCGAAGAGATCTATTACTCGATCGGTGGCGGTTTCGTCCTTACCGCCGAAGAGCTTGCAGATCAGGCCGGGGGTGGTGCCCGGGCCAAGGCAGATGTGCCCTGGCCCTTTGAATCCGCGGCTGAAATGCTTGAGATGTCGAAGAAATCCGGCCTTACGGTCGCGGCGATGAAACGGCAGAACGAGCTGAAATATCGTTCGGCCCCGGATCTGGATCGCGGCATGGCGCGGATCTGGGAGGTGATGAACAACTGCATCGACCGCGGCATCGAGGTCGATGGTATCCTGCCCGGCGGGCTGAAGGTGCGCAGGCGGGCAAAAGGCATTTATGACGCGCTCCAGACCGAGCGCGGACTGAACCTTGTGGCGCCGCATACGATCAATGACTGGATGTCGCTTTACGCGATGGCGGTGAATGAGGAAAACGCCGCAGGAGGGCAGGTGGTGACCGCGCCCACGAATGGCGCCGCCGGCGTGGTGCCGGCAGTGATCCGTTACTGGCTTGACCATGTACCGGGGGCCTCCGCGTCGAAAGTGGGCGATTTCCTGCTGACCGCGGCCGCCATCGGGGGGCTGTGCAAACATAATGCCTCGATCTCGGGCGCGGAATGCGGCTGCCAGGCCGAGGTGGGCTCTGCCGCCGCCATGGCCGCAGCCGGGCTTTGCGCTGTGATGGGGGGGACACCGGAACAGGTGGAAAACGCAGCCGAAAT contains these protein-coding regions:
- a CDS encoding adenylosuccinate synthase, whose amino-acid sequence is MANVVVVGAQWGDEGKGKIVDWLSERADIVARFQGGHNAGHTLVIDGNVYKLSLLPSGIVRGGKLSVIGNGVVLDPWALLAEIEKLSAQGVEINPDNLIIAENTPLILSIHGELDRAREAQNSVGKIGTTGRGIGPAYEDKVGRRSIRVADLADEATLDTRIDRLLTHHNALRNGLGLEPVDVSALKAALQEVAGKILPYAKPVWKHLTEARRAGKRILFEGAQGSLLDVDFGTYPYVTSSNTLAGMAATGVGLGPTSIDFVLGIVKAYTTRVGEGPFPTELFDEDGERLGQRGHEFGTVTGRKRRCGWFDATLVRQTCATSGVSGIALTKLDVLDGFKTLKICVGYDLDGERYDYLPTAANLQARVKPIYEEMEGWSESTQGARSWNDLPGAAVKYVRRIEELIQCPVALLSTSPERDDTILVTDPFAD
- a CDS encoding L-serine ammonia-lyase — protein: MFLSVFDMFKVGIGPSSSHTMGPMVAGARFLDRLRNSPFQVKGVRAVLHGSLAFTGVGHATDRATVLGLAGFVPESYDNDKAEAALAAIRATKTVTPPGLPPLAFDPTTDLSFDFGPSLPGHANGMVLKATDAEGDVIFEEIYYSIGGGFVLTAEELADQAGGGARAKADVPWPFESAAEMLEMSKKSGLTVAAMKRQNELKYRSAPDLDRGMARIWEVMNNCIDRGIEVDGILPGGLKVRRRAKGIYDALQTERGLNLVAPHTINDWMSLYAMAVNEENAAGGQVVTAPTNGAAGVVPAVIRYWLDHVPGASASKVGDFLLTAAAIGGLCKHNASISGAECGCQAEVGSAAAMAAAGLCAVMGGTPEQVENAAEIALEHHLGMTCDPVKGLVQVPCIERNGLGAIKAVSAASLSLRGDGQHLVSLDACIETMRQTGHDMHEKYKETSLGGLAVNVPNC
- a CDS encoding APC family permease, yielding MNDAGTGREENTLHRVIGWPAAFWVAAGVPALVLFSIGGIAATVGTPSWVIWIISVAFGFIQAHTYAEIAGLFPSKSGGASVYGASAWVRYSKVIAPLSVWCNWLAWTPVLAIGSGLAAGYMLNAFAPADSALLSWQITLADLGFLKEGITLRINATFFIGAAVLLAVFAIQHRGILSTARIQTIFGIAVIVPLLVVGLVPLLSGNVHSENLFPLVPMATDEAGNVVDGIWDRHGITLFLGGLFIAAWSTYAFETSICYTSEFRRPEHDTVRAILFSGLLCVVIFTLVPLAFQGYLGVDGILQPGIVDGTAVAGVMGEMVGGGAFITKLMVVLLILATMLAIMTSMAGSSRTLYQGSVDGWLPKYLSRVNEHGAPVTAMWTDLAFNLILLMMSDYLFVLAVSNCCYLIFNFLNLNSGWIHRIDNADVPRPWRCPTILMAAGVALSFVNMVLLGAGANVWGAGTLMSGIVAAALIIPVFAWRHYVTDKGRFPDRMLEDLGVSSRDLLVKKAGILPYLVLAAGIAVAAASNMYFTL
- a CDS encoding putative quinol monooxygenase codes for the protein MLKVIAQDFIRPEALAEVRPLYEELVRLSQAEALCISYDLFTNQKDPGHFIFVETWPDRAALDLHCETEHFRRLVPQIDALRRQEGTFLLMDAF
- a CDS encoding DUF2842 domain-containing protein, producing MALSYRKRKNLALLILVIGVPVYCFVTLVLIGLANDAWWSEPGERMPLFLEAMIFIGLGLAWALPLRRIFLGIGQPDPGAPKGP